In Amycolatopsis coloradensis, one genomic interval encodes:
- a CDS encoding right-handed parallel beta-helix repeat-containing protein — MPAFLVVLMLLATGVVTASAAPVAACAAGPVSPGEPDGAVVISPGIDLSAKTRELPAGTTFWLTEGKHTLGPDEFGQIIPKDGNAYLGAPGAVLDGGGVNRYAFTQRARDVVIRGLTIRGFAAPRDQGVVNHDSGEHWTIEGNTIEDNRGAAMMAGPRQEILRNCLRNNGQYGINAYRAGDGITGLLVEGNEITGNNTDDWETKEPGCGCSGGAKFWAVNGADIRGNWVHHNHGVGLWADTNNNDFLIEDNLIEDNEAEALFYEISYNVVVRGNTFRRNTLVQGRAFASRGDDFPVGTIYLSESGGEPRVRARTSLVEIVDNVFEDNWSGITLWENADRFCNSPANTSSGSCTLLVPSVSSCSSPGITSRPLYDDCRWKTQRVSIHGNKFSHGSDCSGFCGRMALLANFGTYPDWSPYRGSSVSDAVTFRQENRWYDNDYSGGWRFVVQDTSRTVGVSGWQGAPYSQDACSSFGDGGC; from the coding sequence ATGCCCGCGTTCCTGGTTGTTCTGATGCTGCTCGCGACAGGAGTCGTCACGGCTTCGGCGGCTCCTGTCGCGGCCTGCGCCGCGGGGCCGGTGAGCCCGGGCGAACCGGACGGCGCCGTGGTGATCTCCCCGGGGATCGATCTTTCCGCGAAGACACGTGAACTCCCGGCCGGCACGACATTCTGGCTGACCGAGGGCAAGCACACCCTCGGCCCGGACGAGTTCGGGCAGATCATCCCCAAGGACGGCAACGCCTACCTCGGCGCACCCGGCGCCGTACTGGACGGTGGCGGCGTCAACCGCTACGCGTTCACCCAGCGGGCTCGCGACGTCGTCATCCGCGGCCTCACGATCCGCGGTTTCGCGGCGCCGCGCGATCAGGGCGTGGTGAACCACGACTCCGGTGAACACTGGACCATCGAAGGCAACACCATCGAGGACAACCGCGGTGCCGCGATGATGGCGGGTCCGCGTCAGGAGATCCTCCGGAACTGCCTGCGGAACAACGGGCAGTACGGCATCAACGCCTACCGGGCGGGCGACGGGATCACCGGGCTGCTCGTCGAGGGCAACGAGATCACCGGGAACAACACCGACGACTGGGAGACGAAGGAACCCGGCTGCGGCTGCAGCGGCGGAGCGAAATTCTGGGCCGTGAACGGCGCCGACATCCGCGGCAACTGGGTCCACCACAACCACGGTGTCGGGCTCTGGGCCGACACGAACAACAACGATTTCCTCATCGAGGACAACTTGATCGAGGACAACGAGGCCGAGGCGTTGTTCTACGAGATCTCCTACAACGTCGTGGTCCGCGGGAACACCTTCCGGCGGAACACGCTCGTGCAAGGCCGCGCTTTCGCTTCTCGCGGGGACGATTTCCCGGTCGGCACGATCTACCTTTCGGAGTCCGGCGGCGAGCCGCGTGTTCGTGCCCGCACTTCGCTGGTGGAGATCGTCGACAACGTCTTCGAGGACAACTGGTCCGGAATCACCCTGTGGGAGAACGCGGACCGCTTCTGCAACAGCCCGGCGAACACGTCTTCCGGCTCTTGTACCCTCCTCGTCCCTTCGGTCTCCTCCTGCTCTTCGCCGGGGATCACTTCTCGGCCGTTGTACGACGACTGCCGGTGGAAGACCCAGCGGGTCTCCATCCACGGCAACAAGTTCTCTCACGGGTCCGATTGCTCAGGCTTTTGCGGGCGGATGGCGCTCTTGGCGAACTTCGGGACCTATCCGGACTGGTCGCCTTACCGGGGATCTTCCGTTTCGGACGCGGTGACCTTCCGGCAGGAGAATCGGTGGTATGACAACGATTATTCCGGTGGATGGCGGTTCGTCGTTCAGGACACTTCGCGGACCGTGGGGGTTTCGGGGTGGCAGGGGGCTCCTTACTCGCAGGATGCTTGTAGTTCCTTTGGGGATGGTGGGTGCTGA